One Paraburkholderia aromaticivorans genomic region harbors:
- a CDS encoding MATE family efflux transporter produces the protein MSEAARDADTSAAAPAVPVHWHRRVLALAFPIVLANLTQPILGAVDTAVAGHLDGASYLGGVALGGLFFNFVFWGFGFLRMGTTGLVAQSHGADDRAELRNNVVRALLLAAAIGAVVLALQMPLIDYALRVIGGSDAVQRNARLYCHARIWAAPLALGNYVVLGWLLGTQQVRLALLSQVFINGVNIVAVLFYVYGFGWGVAGIGAATATADALGFVLGAALLWHGRPRGLPALNRAALFDAAALKRLVVLNRDIFVRTLCLLSSFGWFAHLGAKQGDATLAANALLLNFQTFMAYGLDGFAHAAEALVGAAIGARDRHAFAQAIKVTALWSALGALGFSLLYWGAGSWIVERLTDQAAVRATAELYLPWAALSPVVSVWGFLLDGVFIGATRTRELMMSMVVSFALFVAASWALLALYGNHGLWAAMLLFMALRGLTLARYVPGVVRSMAGAAA, from the coding sequence CGATCGTTCTCGCCAATCTGACGCAGCCGATTCTCGGCGCGGTCGACACCGCCGTCGCGGGCCATCTGGACGGCGCGTCATATCTCGGCGGCGTGGCGCTCGGCGGCCTGTTCTTCAACTTCGTGTTCTGGGGCTTCGGCTTCCTGCGCATGGGCACGACCGGTCTGGTCGCGCAATCGCACGGTGCGGACGACCGCGCCGAGTTGCGCAACAACGTCGTACGCGCGCTGTTGCTGGCGGCCGCGATCGGTGCCGTGGTGCTGGCGCTGCAAATGCCGCTGATCGATTACGCATTACGCGTGATCGGCGGCAGCGACGCGGTGCAGCGCAACGCGCGGCTTTACTGTCACGCGCGCATCTGGGCGGCCCCGCTCGCCCTCGGCAATTACGTCGTGCTCGGCTGGCTGCTCGGCACGCAGCAGGTGCGCCTCGCGCTGCTCTCGCAGGTGTTCATCAACGGCGTGAACATCGTGGCCGTGCTGTTCTATGTGTACGGCTTCGGTTGGGGCGTGGCCGGGATCGGCGCGGCCACGGCCACCGCCGACGCGCTCGGTTTCGTGCTCGGCGCCGCCCTGCTATGGCACGGCAGGCCGCGCGGCCTGCCTGCGCTAAACCGCGCCGCCTTGTTCGACGCGGCGGCGCTCAAGCGGCTCGTGGTGCTCAATCGCGATATCTTCGTGCGCACCTTGTGCCTGCTCTCGTCGTTTGGCTGGTTTGCGCACCTGGGCGCGAAGCAAGGCGATGCCACGCTCGCCGCCAACGCGCTGCTGCTCAATTTTCAGACCTTCATGGCCTACGGACTCGACGGTTTCGCGCACGCCGCCGAAGCGCTGGTCGGTGCGGCAATCGGCGCGCGCGACCGGCATGCTTTCGCGCAGGCAATCAAGGTGACGGCGTTGTGGTCCGCGCTCGGCGCGCTGGGATTCTCGCTGCTGTATTGGGGCGCGGGCTCATGGATCGTCGAACGCCTGACGGATCAGGCCGCCGTGCGCGCCACCGCTGAACTATATCTGCCGTGGGCCGCGCTCTCGCCGGTGGTGTCCGTGTGGGGCTTTCTGCTCGACGGCGTGTTCATTGGCGCGACTCGTACGCGCGAACTCATGATGTCGATGGTGGTGTCGTTCGCGCTGTTCGTGGCGGCGTCGTGGGCCTTGCTGGCGCTGTACGGCAATCACGGCTTGTGGGCCGCGATGCTGCTCTTCATGGCGCTACGCGGTCTCACGCTCGCGCGATATGTGCCGGGCGTCGTGCGCAGCATGGCGGGCGCGGCGGCTTGA